In Candidatus Promineifilum breve, one genomic interval encodes:
- a CDS encoding phospholipid carrier-dependent glycosyltransferase codes for MSSRLHRLLLLLTLAVYLILAVGYGLVTPLFETPDEQLHYFTADFIAREGRLPKIGDPGLMGQEAAQPPLYYALGALLVRVAQARAGDQLLWANPRTDTSAVAGQLWHNPQADPVDPRGESRATPPINVNMFIHGPAEAWPWQGYALAAHLIRLLSALFGLGTLLCIYGAGRVVWPAAPNRALLAMALVAFLPQFAFLHGAVSNDAAITFLSAAAIWQLLRITNYELRITNEEGAASGHAPRGIRHSWLVALGFTIGLAMLSKAAGLLLLVYCAGVVGVHIWRLIPLPSGGVRGGSFARAARATGSAALVAAPALLLGGWLLWRNWTLYGDPTAANQFVLMAGGERPYSLYQVWLDMDRILASLFALFGWMNLQPPAWVWAVWGVIAGVATVGAVGGVAAAVRRKRPRFDLFALLLHPAVILFGWFVLVAAAWLQFMLRTPADQGRLFFPALIPMALGAAYGLSRWPRPWTQLAAVGAALVTSVYCLAVVIPTAYAPSPVVAALPADAIPLNVTFPEGLELLGARVDTPAVSVGDWVWLTLYWRRPAELPPGAPLAHLELFGRAFERIGLLTGYHGRGNSPATLWPPGEIIADRMAVRVLEESVAPVEALLTMKLDEEAPRNDVATVKIVPPAWPEPVAPLATLGEGIELTAAELTPTAAAPGDSVAVRLGWQVTAPPGPNLLHVFVHLGDPTQLPLAQYDGPVMGGAYPSRLWAAGERFDETVTLTLPADLPPGEYPVSVGLYDYAGGARLPLTVDGQRQPNDAYALDQLLIVR; via the coding sequence ATGTCCAGCCGCCTGCATCGCCTGCTCCTGCTCCTCACCCTGGCCGTCTACCTCATCCTGGCCGTGGGCTATGGTCTGGTCACGCCGCTCTTCGAGACGCCCGACGAGCAATTGCACTACTTCACGGCCGACTTCATCGCCCGCGAGGGGCGGCTGCCGAAGATTGGCGACCCCGGCCTGATGGGTCAGGAAGCGGCCCAGCCACCACTCTACTACGCGCTGGGGGCGCTGCTGGTGCGTGTCGCTCAGGCCCGCGCCGGCGACCAACTGCTGTGGGCCAATCCACGCACCGACACGTCGGCCGTGGCCGGGCAACTGTGGCACAACCCCCAGGCCGACCCCGTAGACCCACGCGGCGAAAGCCGGGCCACGCCGCCGATCAACGTCAATATGTTCATCCACGGCCCGGCCGAGGCCTGGCCGTGGCAGGGGTACGCGCTGGCCGCCCATCTCATCCGCTTGCTCTCGGCCTTGTTCGGGCTGGGTACGCTGTTGTGCATCTATGGCGCGGGTCGCGTGGTCTGGCCGGCCGCGCCCAACCGCGCCCTGCTGGCGATGGCGCTGGTGGCCTTCCTACCGCAATTCGCCTTCCTCCACGGCGCGGTCAGCAACGACGCGGCCATCACCTTCTTGAGCGCGGCGGCGATATGGCAGTTGCTGAGAATTACGAATTACGAATTACGAATTACGAATGAAGAGGGGGCGGCGAGCGGCCATGCCCCACGCGGCATTCGTCATTCATGGCTCGTCGCTCTTGGTTTTACGATTGGTCTGGCCATGCTGTCCAAGGCCGCCGGGCTGTTGCTGCTGGTCTATTGCGCGGGTGTCGTCGGTGTCCACATCTGGCGTCTGATCCCCCTCCCTTCGGGAGGGGTTAGGGGAGGGTCTTTTGCCCGTGCGGCCCGCGCAACCGGGTCGGCGGCCCTGGTGGCCGCGCCGGCGCTGCTGCTGGGCGGCTGGCTGCTGTGGCGCAACTGGACGCTCTACGGCGACCCCACGGCGGCCAATCAGTTCGTCCTGATGGCCGGCGGCGAGCGCCCCTATTCGCTCTATCAGGTGTGGCTCGACATGGATCGGATTTTGGCGTCGCTCTTCGCCCTCTTCGGCTGGATGAATCTCCAGCCGCCGGCCTGGGTGTGGGCGGTGTGGGGCGTCATCGCCGGCGTCGCCACGGTCGGGGCGGTGGGGGGCGTGGCGGCGGCCGTCCGGCGGAAGCGGCCCCGGTTCGACCTGTTCGCCCTCTTGCTCCATCCGGCGGTCATCCTGTTCGGCTGGTTCGTGCTGGTGGCCGCGGCCTGGCTCCAGTTCATGCTGCGCACCCCGGCCGATCAGGGGCGGCTCTTCTTCCCGGCCCTCATCCCGATGGCGCTGGGCGCGGCCTATGGCCTCAGCCGCTGGCCGCGACCGTGGACGCAACTGGCCGCCGTGGGCGCGGCCCTGGTCACCAGTGTCTACTGCCTGGCCGTGGTCATCCCCACCGCTTACGCGCCGTCGCCGGTCGTCGCCGCCCTGCCCGCCGACGCCATCCCACTCAACGTCACGTTTCCCGAAGGGCTGGAGCTGCTCGGCGCGCGCGTCGATACACCGGCTGTCAGTGTGGGCGATTGGGTCTGGCTGACGCTCTATTGGCGTCGCCCGGCCGAGCTGCCGCCCGGCGCGCCGCTGGCTCATCTGGAACTATTCGGCCGCGCCTTTGAGCGCATCGGCCTGCTGACCGGCTACCACGGCCGGGGCAATTCGCCGGCCACGCTCTGGCCGCCGGGCGAGATCATCGCCGACCGCATGGCCGTGCGCGTGCTGGAGGAGAGTGTTGCCCCGGTCGAGGCCCTGCTGACGATGAAGCTCGACGAGGAGGCGCCGCGCAACGACGTCGCCACGGTGAAGATCGTGCCCCCCGCCTGGCCGGAGCCGGTCGCGCCGCTGGCGACGCTGGGCGAGGGGATCGAACTGACGGCGGCCGAGCTAACGCCGACGGCCGCCGCGCCGGGCGATTCGGTCGCGGTGCGCCTGGGCTGGCAGGTGACCGCCCCGCCCGGCCCCAATCTGCTGCACGTTTTCGTCCACCTGGGCGACCCGACCCAGCTACCGCTGGCCCAATACGACGGCCCGGTGATGGGCGGCGCGTACCCGTCGCGCCTGTGGGCCGCCGGTGAACGCTTTGACGAGACGGTGACGCTGACGCTGCCGGCCGATCTGCCGCCGGGCGAATACCCGGTCAGCGTCGGCTTATACGATTATGCCGGCGGCGCGCGCCTGCCACTGACGGTGGACGGCCAACGCCAACCCAACGACGCCTACGCGCTGGATCAACTGCTCATCGTTCGCTGA
- a CDS encoding PQQ-dependent sugar dehydrogenase, whose translation MGTTPARLRRWLVPALSLLIITLFLLAGRQALAVTAPRPAAAAGKIYLPYTGKPWPPQIELVPFTVGFDNVSITVIAHAGDDRLFVGNREGKVWIVYPDGTIDPTLFMDATDLVHHEGNFERGLLGLAFHPDFPQTPYFYFAYTTPASIAVTRGEIKATNPNVVDTTKYRYLMGIRKPEASGGPSAVHNAGDLVFGPDGYLYIPIGDGGPDPYDSWGVPGDPNNNSQRRDTLLGSILRIDPDPDRGLPQDCGVSTFYSIPRTNPWLGDDGCDEIWAKGLRNPWRMSIDQKTGNIFIADVGEWLHEEVNVYSSLGPGGANFGWHCWEGTTNYTTIHPELAEDCPAETQFVFPVHEYDHSQGECSVIGGNVYRGTQFPILYGRYFFGDWCSGRIWTMAQVNGQWKVALAGETGVNFTTFGEDVHGELYGAGYANGTLYKLIVH comes from the coding sequence ATGGGGACTACACCCGCTCGTTTACGGCGTTGGTTGGTTCCGGCGCTGTCGCTGCTGATCATTACCCTGTTCCTGCTGGCCGGTCGTCAGGCCCTGGCCGTTACCGCGCCGCGGCCGGCCGCGGCGGCGGGCAAGATCTATCTGCCCTATACCGGGAAGCCCTGGCCGCCGCAGATCGAACTGGTGCCGTTCACCGTCGGTTTCGACAATGTTTCGATCACGGTCATCGCCCACGCCGGCGATGACCGTCTCTTCGTCGGCAACCGCGAGGGCAAGGTGTGGATCGTCTACCCGGATGGCACGATCGACCCCACGCTCTTCATGGATGCCACCGACCTCGTGCACCATGAGGGCAACTTTGAGCGGGGACTATTAGGGCTGGCGTTCCACCCCGACTTCCCGCAAACCCCTTACTTCTATTTCGCCTACACGACCCCGGCCTCGATCGCGGTCACGCGCGGCGAAATTAAAGCGACTAACCCCAATGTGGTCGACACGACAAAGTATCGTTATTTGATGGGCATTCGCAAGCCGGAGGCCAGCGGCGGGCCGAGTGCGGTCCATAACGCGGGCGATCTGGTCTTTGGGCCGGACGGCTATCTCTATATCCCCATCGGCGACGGCGGGCCGGACCCTTATGATTCCTGGGGTGTCCCCGGCGACCCGAACAACAATTCCCAGCGGCGTGATACGCTGCTGGGATCGATCCTGCGCATCGATCCCGATCCCGATCGCGGCCTGCCCCAGGATTGCGGCGTTTCCACCTTCTACTCCATCCCCAGGACCAACCCGTGGCTGGGCGACGATGGCTGCGACGAGATTTGGGCCAAGGGCTTGCGCAATCCGTGGCGGATGTCGATCGATCAGAAGACCGGCAACATCTTCATCGCCGACGTCGGCGAATGGCTGCATGAGGAAGTCAACGTCTATTCCAGCCTCGGGCCGGGCGGGGCCAACTTCGGCTGGCACTGCTGGGAAGGCACAACCAACTATACCACCATCCACCCCGAGCTGGCCGAAGATTGCCCGGCCGAGACGCAGTTTGTCTTTCCGGTGCACGAGTATGACCACAGCCAGGGCGAATGTTCGGTCATCGGTGGCAATGTCTATCGCGGCACGCAATTCCCCATCCTTTACGGCCGCTACTTCTTCGGCGACTGGTGCAGCGGCCGGATTTGGACGATGGCCCAGGTGAACGGGCAATGGAAGGTCGCCTTGGCCGGCGAGACGGGTGTCAACTTCACCACCTTCGGCGAGGACGTCCACGGCGAATTATATGGGGCGGGCTACGCCAACGGCACGCTCTATAAATTGATCGTGCATTGA
- a CDS encoding amidase produces the protein MTLDLMTYLDELEQLVARREPEVLALLPEAGRFDRLRREASDLLRRYPDPMARPPLFGALVGVKDIFHVDGFVTHAGSELPPELFAGPEASCVTALRAAGALILGKTVTTQFAYFAPGPTRHPLSAALGEMRTPGGSSSGSAAAVAAGFAPLALGTQTIGSIIRPAAFCGVVGFKPSFGRVATDGVIPLSPSADTVGWLAATIEVAGLAASLLIGDWRAEEPSPQPSPTGRGSQIPLPSGGVRGGQAVVLGIPEGPYLMRASAAGLAHFRAVVARLAAAGYVARPVPAMADYDDIHRRHSALVAYEAARTHADWFAAYRDRYHPRTAELIERGRATSDAQYREALDGRTRLRDEFHALMDAHAVDLWIAPAAVGPALRGLDSTGDPVMALPWTHAGLPALSLPAGTDAAGWPLGLQVVGRFGADEQLLHWGGHIASGLR, from the coding sequence ATGACCCTGGACCTGATGACCTACCTGGACGAACTGGAGCAGTTGGTTGCCCGGCGCGAGCCTGAGGTGTTGGCCTTGCTGCCGGAGGCGGGTCGCTTTGACCGGTTGCGGCGCGAGGCGAGCGATTTACTGCGCCGCTATCCCGACCCGATGGCCCGGCCGCCGCTGTTCGGCGCGCTGGTGGGCGTCAAGGATATCTTCCACGTCGATGGCTTCGTCACCCACGCCGGCAGCGAGTTACCGCCGGAACTATTCGCCGGGCCGGAGGCGAGCTGCGTGACGGCCTTGCGAGCGGCCGGAGCGCTCATTCTGGGCAAGACGGTGACGACCCAGTTCGCCTACTTCGCCCCCGGCCCCACGCGCCACCCGCTGAGCGCGGCCTTGGGCGAGATGCGGACGCCGGGCGGCAGTAGCAGCGGTTCGGCCGCCGCCGTGGCCGCCGGGTTCGCGCCGCTGGCCCTGGGCACACAGACCATCGGCTCGATCATCCGCCCGGCGGCGTTCTGTGGCGTGGTCGGCTTCAAACCCAGCTTCGGCCGGGTAGCGACCGATGGGGTTATTCCCCTGTCTCCTTCGGCCGATACGGTGGGTTGGCTGGCGGCCACCATCGAGGTTGCTGGGCTTGCGGCAAGCTTGCTGATAGGGGATTGGCGGGCAGAAGAACCCTCTCCCCAACCCTCTCCCACAGGGAGAGGGAGTCAGATCCCCCTCCCTTCGGGAGGGGTTAGGGGAGGGCAGGCGGTTGTTTTGGGTATTCCGGAAGGGCCTTACCTGATGCGGGCTTCGGCCGCGGGGCTGGCTCACTTTCGGGCGGTCGTGGCGCGATTGGCGGCGGCGGGCTACGTGGCGCGTCCCGTCCCGGCGATGGCCGACTATGACGACATTCACCGGCGGCATAGCGCCCTGGTGGCCTATGAGGCGGCGCGGACACACGCGGACTGGTTCGCGGCCTACCGCGACCGCTACCACCCCAGGACGGCCGAACTGATCGAGCGCGGGCGGGCCACGAGCGACGCCCAATACCGTGAGGCGCTGGATGGTCGGACGCGCCTACGAGATGAATTTCACGCGCTGATGGACGCCCACGCCGTCGATCTGTGGATCGCCCCGGCGGCCGTCGGTCCGGCGCTGCGCGGACTGGATAGCACCGGCGATCCGGTCATGGCTCTGCCGTGGACCCACGCCGGGCTGCCGGCCCTCTCGTTGCCGGCCGGGACGGACGCCGCCGGCTGGCCTTTGGGGTTGCAGGTGGTGGGGCGGTTCGGGGCGGATGAGCAGTTACTCCATTGGGGCGGTCACATCGCTTCAGGTCTGCGGTAG
- a CDS encoding bifunctional serine/threonine-protein kinase/formylglycine-generating enzyme family protein: MPLLPGELLHHRYRIVVPLAIGAYGATYRAWDATDRRDVAIKEYLDASVEIQKRFRAEARRLAALSHPQLPQVLDHFALDNGQYLVSSYVDGVDLQTLLDRYGPLPTDLIAPWLQAATAPLAYLHGQNRLHLNIKPANLRLTPAGELFLVDSGLPGLGVRPHAPGYGAPEQQAQGAVGPTADVYSLGATLYSLLTGKLPPNALSRETGLSDLTPAREVNPNVEPYLSLVAGRAMSLRPDTRYDTAADFARALERPAGRPAPVVSPLRRAGSDPTPAANAAPPPRVVPRSRRRMEPRSIFGLAALVLVVLAVGALYLLNNLEEPEPVAGAAATGTLQSAVIAALTQLAPTPSPTPEPTIPPTPTPQPLITQTDSRMIYIPGGTFTLGNDASEENDEKPAQTVRIDAFYIDETEVTNAAYAQCVAAEACPRPDRAGATYYNSYYGDAAFDDYPVINVSWFDADAFCAWQGARLPSEAEWEYAASFDPIESVKYQFPWGDTFDGERLNFCDVNCPRDDRSLEWDDGFRDTAPVGTYPGGRSPMGVYDMLGNVMEWVGDWYDFDAYEDIADTNPRGPVDGEFKSLRGGSWLTPLDELGVAARDNFDPTVSQANLGFRCAMPPP, translated from the coding sequence ATGCCTCTCTTACCCGGCGAACTCCTCCACCACCGCTATCGCATCGTTGTGCCGCTGGCCATCGGCGCGTATGGGGCCACCTATCGCGCCTGGGACGCCACCGACCGGCGCGACGTGGCGATCAAGGAGTATCTCGACGCATCGGTGGAGATACAAAAGCGCTTCCGGGCCGAGGCGCGACGGCTGGCGGCCCTCAGCCACCCGCAACTGCCGCAGGTGCTCGATCACTTCGCCCTCGACAACGGCCAATACCTGGTCAGCAGCTACGTCGATGGCGTCGATTTGCAAACGCTGCTCGACCGCTACGGCCCACTGCCGACCGATCTCATCGCCCCCTGGCTACAGGCCGCCACGGCTCCGCTGGCCTATCTGCACGGGCAAAACCGGCTGCACCTGAACATTAAGCCGGCCAACCTCCGCCTGACGCCCGCCGGCGAACTGTTCCTGGTCGATAGCGGCCTGCCGGGGCTGGGCGTGCGCCCCCATGCGCCGGGCTATGGCGCGCCGGAGCAGCAGGCGCAAGGCGCGGTCGGGCCAACGGCCGACGTCTATAGCCTGGGGGCCACGCTCTATAGCCTGCTGACCGGCAAGCTGCCGCCCAACGCGCTGAGCCGCGAGACGGGGCTGAGCGACCTGACCCCGGCGCGCGAAGTGAATCCCAACGTGGAGCCGTACCTGTCGCTGGTGGCCGGGCGGGCCATGTCGTTGCGGCCGGATACGCGCTATGACACGGCGGCCGACTTCGCGCGGGCGCTGGAGCGGCCGGCCGGTCGCCCCGCGCCGGTTGTCAGCCCGTTACGTCGCGCCGGTTCCGATCCCACACCCGCCGCGAACGCCGCCCCGCCGCCGCGCGTGGTTCCGCGCTCCCGCCGGCGCATGGAGCCTCGGTCGATTTTCGGCCTGGCGGCGCTGGTGCTGGTGGTGCTGGCGGTCGGGGCGCTCTATTTGCTGAACAACCTCGAGGAGCCGGAGCCGGTCGCCGGCGCGGCGGCCACGGGCACGCTGCAATCGGCGGTCATCGCCGCGCTGACCCAACTGGCTCCCACGCCCTCGCCCACGCCGGAGCCGACCATCCCGCCCACGCCGACGCCGCAGCCGCTCATCACCCAGACCGATTCGCGCATGATCTACATCCCCGGCGGCACGTTCACTCTGGGCAATGACGCGAGCGAGGAGAACGACGAGAAGCCGGCCCAGACGGTGCGCATCGACGCCTTCTACATCGACGAGACCGAGGTGACCAACGCCGCCTATGCCCAATGCGTGGCCGCCGAGGCCTGCCCGCGCCCCGACCGCGCCGGGGCCACCTATTACAACAGCTACTACGGCGACGCGGCCTTCGATGATTATCCGGTCATCAACGTCAGTTGGTTCGATGCCGACGCCTTCTGCGCCTGGCAGGGGGCGCGGCTGCCCAGCGAGGCCGAGTGGGAGTACGCCGCCTCGTTCGACCCCATCGAGTCGGTCAAGTACCAGTTCCCGTGGGGCGACACGTTTGACGGCGAGCGGCTGAACTTCTGCGACGTCAACTGCCCGCGCGACGACCGCAGCCTGGAGTGGGACGACGGCTTCCGCGATACCGCGCCGGTGGGCACCTACCCCGGCGGCCGTTCGCCGATGGGCGTCTACGACATGCTGGGCAACGTCATGGAGTGGGTGGGCGACTGGTACGACTTCGACGCCTACGAGGACATCGCCGACACCAATCCGCGCGGCCCGGTGGACGGCGAATTCAAGTCGCTGCGCGGCGGCTCGTGGCTCACGCCGCTGGACGAACTGGGCGTGGCCGCGCGGGACAACTTCGACCCGACGGTATCGCAGGCCAACCTCGGCTTCCGCTGCGCCATGCCGCCGCCGTAA
- a CDS encoding Fic family protein — protein MFNPAYSISSALLRDIKSITLLVHELNQQAVPEVVLMEQLAEARSISTYASTSIEGNPLSLTDVKRLIKSSPAELGHSEREVVNYNRVLTWLSQQQNAPFDGALLRRIHAGVMDGLLPPHQTGRFRQEPVIIREPRTGEVFFLPPDHQDVAALMAELIAFVRENESLDPLIMAGLFHKQFVIIHPFMDGNGRTTRLATHHLLNKLGLRLTSLFSFENYYNRNVSRYFRQVGAFGNYYDQAATLDFTPWLEYFAEGILDELQRVAKTILGRRTPQTSLKPYHLAILAHIDAHGFITDSDYARLTERAKATRTLDFNRLIALGLIARHGRGRNTHYRRPEAM, from the coding sequence ATGTTTAACCCAGCTTACTCTATTTCGTCGGCGCTCTTGCGCGACATTAAGTCGATTACGCTACTGGTGCATGAACTGAACCAGCAGGCTGTACCCGAAGTTGTTCTCATGGAGCAACTGGCCGAGGCGCGCAGCATCTCCACCTATGCCTCGACGAGCATCGAGGGCAACCCGTTGTCCCTAACGGATGTCAAGCGGCTCATCAAGAGTAGTCCCGCGGAACTTGGTCATAGCGAACGGGAGGTCGTCAATTATAATCGGGTGCTGACCTGGTTGAGCCAACAGCAGAACGCGCCTTTCGACGGCGCGTTGTTGCGGCGCATCCACGCCGGGGTGATGGACGGCCTCCTGCCGCCGCACCAGACCGGCCGCTTCCGGCAGGAGCCGGTGATCATCCGCGAGCCGCGCACGGGCGAGGTCTTCTTCCTGCCGCCCGATCACCAGGACGTGGCGGCGTTGATGGCTGAGTTGATCGCCTTTGTGCGCGAAAACGAATCCCTCGATCCGTTGATCATGGCCGGCCTCTTCCACAAACAATTCGTCATCATCCACCCGTTCATGGACGGCAACGGCCGAACGACACGGCTGGCGACCCATCACCTGCTAAACAAGCTAGGCCTGCGGCTGACGAGCCTGTTCAGTTTTGAGAACTATTACAACCGGAATGTCAGTCGCTACTTTCGTCAGGTGGGGGCCTTCGGCAACTACTATGACCAGGCCGCCACGCTCGATTTCACGCCGTGGCTGGAGTACTTCGCCGAGGGAATTTTGGACGAGTTACAGCGGGTGGCGAAGACGATACTCGGTCGCCGCACGCCGCAAACCAGCCTGAAGCCCTATCATCTGGCGATTCTGGCCCACATCGACGCCCACGGCTTCATCACCGACAGCGATTACGCCCGGCTGACGGAACGAGCCAAGGCCACCCGCACGCTGGACTTCAACCGCCTCATCGCGCTCGGCCTCATCGCCCGCCACGGTCGCGGCCGCAACACCCACTACCGCAGACCTGAAGCGATGTGA